A single window of Onychomys torridus chromosome 8, mOncTor1.1, whole genome shotgun sequence DNA harbors:
- the Srrm2 gene encoding serine/arginine repetitive matrix protein 2 isoform X1 → MYNGIGLPTPRGSGTNGYVQRNLSLVRGRRGERPDYKGEEELRRLEAALVKRPNPDILDHERKRRVELRCLELEEMMEEQGYEEQQIQEKVATFRLMLLEKDVNPGGKEETPGQRPMVTETHQLAELNEKKNERLRAAFGISDSYVDGSSFDPQRRAREAKQAAPEPPKPYSLVRETSSSRSPTPKQKKKKKKKDRGRRSESSSPRRERKKSSKKKKHRSESESKKRKHRSPTPKSKRKSKDKKRKRSRSTTPAPKSRRAHRSTSADSASSSDTSRSRSRSAAAKIHTTALSGQSPPLASGHQGEGDAPSSEPGATSIQQPSPDASTKQSSSPYEDKDKKEKSTVRPSPSPERSSTGPELPAPTPLLVEQHDDSPRPLAAIPSSQEPVNPSSGASPTRGCSPTKSPEKPPHSSSSESCPPSPQPTKVSRHASSSPESLKPTAAPGGRREISSSPTSKSRSHGRAKRDKSHSHTPSHRTGRSRSPATKRGRSRSRTPTKRGHSRSRSPQWRRSRSAQRWGKSRSPQRRGRSRSPQRPGWSRSRNTQRRGRSRSARRGRSHSRSPATRGRSRSRTPVRRGRSRSRTPARRRSRSRTPARRRSRSRTPARRGRSRSRTPARRRSRTRSPVRRRSRSRSPARRSGRSRSRTPARRGGRSRSRTPARRGRSRSRTPARRGGRSRSRTPARRGRSRSRTPARRRSRSRSLVRRGRSHSRTPQRRARSGSSSERKNKSRTSQRRSRSNSSPEVKKSHISSRRSRSLSSPRSKTKSLRRSLSGSSPCPKRKSQTPPRRSRSGSSPPKRKSKTPPRHSHSSPSPQPRVKSGTPPRSGSVTNTQVDEHSATPQRQSRSESSPDGEVKSRTPSRQSCSGSPPQVKSSTPPRQSPSRSSSPQPKIKTVISPRRSRSGSSSPSPTRVTSRTPQRQSRSVSPCCNVDSRLLPRHSRSRSSSPDTKMEQETPLRLSHSGSTSPYPKGMLQTPPEQNLCASKSPCPQEKSKDSPKESSGTFSLCPGVTLSTLPGESGFGSSFVQQKGQSQTWPDPKSDTSSPEVRHTHLESPSLQSKSQTSPKGSLSRSSSPVTELTLTSPVKQDKSELSTDPKVKSGMSPEQSKTKPDSNLYPSIESKSLLVQSRLEPSELKEKLGLIQEDVVASSLSRDKFSPIQDRPEFSTVLKDTPRVLSKERSGAGSPPGTRDQSSSLPNSCQDELMEVEKSEQTLSQVLPSSSPEHKEMPGSNIESSPEIEGPAVLSALDQSQAQVSSKAAEIPAVTSCWSGPQISPEHKELSHSPPGENSFESSLEFRNSGPISEGNAGFSPEVKEELNGPFLNQTETDPSLDMKEQSTRSSRRSSSELSPEVVEKVGIFSSQSVSSPVLETVHRTPSRERSSSASSPELKDGLPRTPSRRSRSGSSPGLRDGSGTPSRHSLSGSSPGIKDTPQTPSRGRSECDSSPEPKVLPQTPRARSHSPSSPELNNKSVTPQRERSGSESSVEQKTLARTSPGQRSRSGSSQELDGKPSTSPQERSESDSSPDSKPKTRTPLRQRSRSASSPEVDSKSRPSPRLSRSGSSPELKDKPRVLQRAQSGTDSSPEHKIPAPRALPRRSRSGSSSKDRGASPEGSSSSESSPEHPPKSRSARRDSRSSMEPKTKSRTPPRRRSSRSSPELTRKARVSHRSRSASSSPETRSRTPPRRRRSPSVSSPEPTEKSRSSRRRRSASSPRTKTTSRRGRSPSPKPRGLQRSRSRSRREKTRTTRRRDRSGSSQSTSRRRQRSRSRSRVTRRRRGGSGYHSRSPTRQESSRTSSRRRRGRSRTPLTSRKRSRSRTSPAPWKRSRSRASPATHRRSRSRTPLISRRRSRSRTSPVSRRRSRSVNRRRSRSRASPVSRRRSRSRTPPVTRRRSRSRTPTTRRRSRSRTPPVTRRRSRSRTPPVTRRRSRSRTSPITRRRSRSRTSPVTRRRSRSRTSPVTRRRSRSRTSPVTRRRSRSRTPPAIRRRSRSRTPLLPRKRSRSRSPLAIRRRSRSRTPRAARGKRSLTRSPPAIRRRSASGSSSDRSRSATPPATRNHSGSRTPPVALSSSRMSCFSRPSMSPTPLDRCRSPGMLEPLGSARTPMSVLQQTGGSMMDGPGPRIPDHPRTSVPENHAQSRIALALTAISLGTARPPPSMSAAGLAARMSQVPAPVPLMSLRTAPAANLASRIPAASAAAMNLASARTSAIPTSVNLADSRTPSAAAAMNLASPRTAVAPSAVNLADPRAPAATAVNLAGARTPAALAALSLTGSGTPPTAANYPSSSRTPQAPSPANLVGPRSAHGTAPVNIAGSRTPAALAPANLSSARMAPALSGANLTSPRVPLSAYERVSGRTSPLLLDRARSRTPPSAPSQSRMTSERAPSPASRMVQAPSQSLLPPAQDRPRSPVPSAFSDQSRSVAQTTPVAGSQSISSGTIVKSTSSASDHNGMLSGPAPGVSHAEGGEPPASTGAQQPSALAALQPAKERRSSSSSSSSSSSSSSSSSSSSSSSSSGSSSSDSEGSSLPAQPEVALKRVPSPAPAPKEAVREGRPQEPTPAKRKRRSSSSSSSSSSSSSSSSSSSSSSSSSSSSSSSSSSSSSSSSSSPSPAKPGPQALPKPASPKKPPPGERRSRSPRKPIDSLRDSRSLSYSPVERHQPSPQPSPRDQQSSERVSWRGRGDSRSPGHKRRKETPSPRPNRHRSSRSP, encoded by the exons ATGTACAACGGGATCGGGCTGCCGACGCCCCGGGGCAGCGGCACCAACGGCTACGTCCAGCGCAACCTGTCCCTGGTGCGGGGCCGCCGTGGTGAGCGGCCTGACTACAAGGGAGAGGAGGAACTGCGGCGCCTGGAGGCTGCCCTGGTGAAGCGTCCTAATCCTGACATCCTGGACCACGAGCGCAAGCGGCGCGTGGAGCTGCGATGCCTCGAGCTGGAGGAGATGATGGAAGAGCAGGG GTACGAAGAACAGCAGATTCAAGAGAAAGTGGCGACCTTTCGACtcatgttgctggagaaggatGTGAACCCTGGGGGCAAGGAAGAAACCCCAGGGCAGAGGCCAAT GGTAACTGAGACCCATCAGTTGGCAGAACTGAATGAGAAGAAGAATGAGCGGCTCCGTGCTGCCTTTGGCATCAGTGATTCCTATGTGGATGGCAGTTCTTTCGATCCCCAGAGACGAGCTCGGGAAGCTAAACAAGCAGCTCCTGAGCCTCCCAAACCATACAG CCTTGTCCGAGAGACAAGCAGTTCTCGATCACCAACTCcaaagcaaaaaaagaagaaaaagaagaaagatagagGACG CAGGTCAGAGAGTAGTTCTCCTCGacgagagaggaagaagagctcaaagaagaagaaacacag GTCAGAATCTGAGTCCAAGAAACGGAAACACAG GTCTCCTACTCCAAAGAGCAAACGTAAATCAAAGGACAAGAAGAGGAAGCG GTCTCGAAGTACAACACCAGCACCTAAGAGCCGCCGAGCCCATCGGTCAACTTCTGctgactctgcttcttcctctgataCTTCTCGTAGTCG GTCTCGAAGTGCTGCTGCTAAAATTCATACAACAGCATTGAGTGGGCAAAGTCCTCCCCTTGCTTCAGGGCATCAAGGGGAGGGAGATGCACCTTCTAGTGAACCAGGTGCCACCAGCATACAGCAGCCTAGTCCAGACGCTTCTACAAAGCAGTCTAGCAGTCCATATGAAGACAAAGATAAGAAGGAG AAATCTACAGTTCGACCTAGTCCCTCTCCGGAAAGGAGCAGCACAGGGCCAGAACTACCTGCCCCTACTCCGCTCCTTGTTGAGCAACATGACGACTCCCCACGACCCCTTGCAGCTATCCCGTCCAGTCAGGAGCCAGTTAACCCCTCATCTGGGGCTTCCCCAACCCGGGGCTGTTCACCAACTAAGTCTCCTGAGAAACCTCCCCATTCATCTTCCTCAGAGAGCTGCCCACCATCCCCCCAGCCTACCAAAGTTTCTCGGCATGCCAGCTCCTCTCCTGAAAGTCTTAAACCCACAGCAGCTCCTGGGGGTCGCCGAGAGATTTCTTCTTCACCCACATCTAAGAGTCGTTCACATGGCCGAGCAAAGCGGGATAAATCTCATTCTCATACTCCATCTCACAGAACAGGGAGATCCCGTAGTCCTGCCACTAAGAGGGGACGATCTCGATCTAGAACCCCCACCAAGAGAGGTCATTCTAGGTCCCGGTCCCCTCAGTGGCGTAGGTCACGGTCTGCACAGAGGTGGGGAAAATCTAGAAGTCCCCAGAGGCGTGGCCGGTCTAGATCTCCTCAGAGGCCAGGGTGGTCCAGGAGTAGAAATACCCAGAGAAGAGGCAGGTCTAGGTCAGCAAGGCGAGGCAGGTCACACTCTAGATCTCCAGCCACTAGGGGCAGATCGCGTTCTAGAACACCAGTTAGAAGGGGTAGATCTCGTTCTAGAACACCTGCCAGGCGTAGATCACGGTCCAGAACACCTGCCAGGCGTAGGTCTCGGTCTAGAACACCAGCTCGGAGGGGCAGGTCTCGCTCAAGAACGCCTGCTAGGCGCAGATCTAGGACCCGATCACCAGTTCGAAGGAGGTCTCGAAGTAGATCTCCAGCTAGGAGAAGTGGCAGGTCACGGTCTAGAACACCAGCCAGGAGAGGTGGCCGGTCACGGTCTAGAACACCAGCCAGGAGAGGGAGGTCACGGTCTAGAACACCAGCCAGGAGAGGTGGCAGGTCACGGTCTAGAACACCAGCCAGGAGAGGGAGGTCACGGTCTAGAACACCAGCACGACGAAGATCTCGCAGCAGAAGTCTAGTTAGACGTGGAAGATCTCACTCTAGAACACCACAAAGAAGAGCACGATCTGGctcatcatcagagaggaagaacaaatcTAGAACATCTCAGAGGAGGAGCAGATCCAACTCAAGCCCAGAAGTGAAAAAATCTCACATTTCCTCAAGACGGAGCAGGTCTCTTTCTTCACCAAGatccaaaacaaaatctttgagGCGAAGCCTTTCAGGTTCTTCTCCGTGTCCTAAACGAAAGTCACAGACACCACCAAGGCGAAGCCGCTCTGGTTCTTCACCACCTAAACGGAAGTCAAAAACTCCACCAAGACACAGTCATTCAagtccatctcctcagcccagagTAAAATCTGGAACACCACCAAGATCAGGGTCTGTAACAAACACACAGGTGGATGAACACTCTGCAACACCACAAAGACAGAGCCGTTCTGAATCATCACCTGATGGTGAGGTGAAATCGAGGACCCCATCAAGACAAAGCTGCTCTGGGTCTCCTCCTCAAGTGAAATCTAGCACACCTCCAAGACAGAGCCCATCTAGATCGTCATCTCCACAACCCAAAATAAAGACGGTAATATCACCAAGACGAAGCCGTTCTGGCTCCTCTTCTCCAAGTCCTACTAGAGTGACATCTAGAACACCTCAGAGGCAAAGCAGATCAGTATCTCCCTGCTGCAATGTAGATTCTAGATTGTTGCCAAGACATAGCCGTTCTAGATCCTCCTCACCAGACACTAAAATGGAACAAGAAACACCGCTGAGACTCAGTCACTCTGGGTCTACATCGCCATACCCCAAAGGCATGCTCCAGACTCCTCCAGAGCAAAATCTCTGTGCATCAAAGTCACCCTGTCCCCAGGAGAAGTCTAAGGATTCACCAAAAGAAAGCTCTGGAACCTTTTCTCTTTGTCCAGGTGTAACACTTAGTACCTTGCCAGGAGAGAGCGGTTTTGGCTCCTCATTTGTGCAGCAGAAAGGACAATCTCAAACTTGGCCAGATCCCAAGTCTGATACTTCAAGTCCAGAAGTGAGGCACACTCACTTGGAGTCTCCATCGCTACAGAGCAAATCTCAAACATCTCCAAAAGGTAGCCTGTCCAGATCTTCATCTCCAGTCACTGAGCTGACACTCACATCACCAGTAAAACAAGATAAAAGTGAATTATCAACAGATCCAAAGGTGAAATCAGGAATGTCTCCTGAGCAGAGTAAGACTAAACCTGACTCTAATCTATATCCTTCAATAGAGTCTAAATCTCTTTTGGTACAGAGCAGATTGGAGCCTTCTGAATTAAAAGAGAAACTAGGTTTAATTCAAGAGGATGTTGTTGCATCATCTTTATCAAGAGATAAATTTAGTCCTATACAGGATAGGCCTGAGTTTTCCACAGTACTAAAAGATACACCTCGAGTACTATCAAAGGAAAGAAGTGGAGCTGGGTCACCTCCAGGCACAAGAGACCAAAGTAGTTCATTACCTAATTCATGCCAAGATGAATTAATGGAAGTAGAAAAATCTGAGCAAACTTTAAGCCAGGTACTACCCAGTTCATCTCCAGAACATAAAGAAATGCCTGGAAGTAACATTGAATCATCTCCTGAAATAGAAGGGCCTGCTGTATTGTCTGCTCTTGACCAAAGCCAGGCACAGGTCTCTTCAAAAGCAGCAGAAATCCCTGCAGTGACTTCATGTTGGAGTGGGCCACAAATTTCTCCAGAACATAAAGAACTATCTCATTCTCCCCCTGGGGAGAATAGCTTTGAGTCATCTTTAGAGTTTAGAAACTCAGGCCCCATTTCAGAAGGAAATGCTGGATTTTCTCCTGAAGTTAAAGAAGAATTGAATGGGCCATTCCTTAATCAAACAGAGACAGATCCATCTCTGGACATGAAAGAACAGTCAACGAGGTCCTCCAGGCGCAGTAGTTCTGAGTTATCCCCAGAAGTAGTGGAAAAGGTAGGAATATTTTCAAGTCAGAGTGTGTCTTCTCCTGTACTTGAGACTGTACACAGAACACCTTCAAGAGAAAGGAGTAGTTCTGCATCTTCTCCTGAACTGAAAGATGGTTTACCGAGAACCCCATCTAGGAGAAGCCGGTCTGGGTCTTCTCCAGGACTTAGAGATGGGTCTGGGACTCCTTCTAGGCATAGCCTATCTGGGTCGTCTCCTGGGATCAAAGATACACCTCAGACCCCATCCCGGGGACGAAGTGAATGTGACTCTTCCCCTGAACCAAAAGTGttgcctcagactcccagagcACGAAGTCATTCTCCATCATCCCCAGAGCTCAACAACAAGAGTGTCACCCCTCAGAGAGAAAGAAGTGGGTCAGAATCCTCAGTAGAACAGAAAACTCTGGCTAGAACCTCTCCTGGGCAAAGAAGTCGATCTGGGTCTTCCCAAGAGCTTGATGGGAAACCTAGCACATCCCCTCAGGAAAGAAGTGAATCGGACTCTTCTCCAGATTCTAAACCCAAGACTCGAACCCCTCTTAGACAGAGGAGTCGCTCTGCATCATCTCCAGAGGTTGACAGCAAATCTCGACCCTCACCCCGGCTCAGTAGGTCTGGCTCATCTCCTGAACTGAAAGATAAGCCAAGAGTGCTACAGAGAGCTCAGAGCGGTACTGATTCTTCTCCTGAACACAAAATACCTGCCCCTCGGGCCCTGCCAAGACGTAGTAGATCAGGTTCATCAAGCAAAGACAGGGGCGCTTCACCTGAAGGAAGCAGTAGTTCTGAGTCTTCTCCAGAACACCCACCCAAATCCAGAAGTGCTCGAAGAGACTCCAGGTCTTCAATGGAGCCAAAGACAAAGTCTCGTACACCACCTCGACGTCGGAGTTCTCGTTCATCTCCTGAGCTAACCAGGAAGGCTAGAGTGTCTCATAGAAGCcgctctgcctcctcctcaccAGAAACTCGCTCCAGAACTCCACCAAGACGTCGAAGAAGTCCTTCAGTATCTTCACCAGAGCCAACTGAAAAGTCAAGGTCTTCACGGAGGCGACGCTCAGCTTCATCACCCCGTACCAAGACAACTTCAAGGAGAGGCCGATCTCCTTCACCAAAACCTCGTGGACTCCAAAGATCCCGATCCCGCTCACGTAGAGAGAAAACCAGAACAACCCGACGACGAGATAggtctggatcatctcagtcaacATCACGAAGAAGACAGAGGAGCCGGTCTAGGTCTAGGGTCACTCGTAGACGGAGGGGTGGCTCTGGTTACCATTCAAGATCACCTACCAGACAAGAGAGTTCCCGAACCTCATCTCGACGCAGAAGAGGCCGGTCTCGTACACCTTTGACCAGTCGGAAGCGATCTCGATCACGAACATCACCGGCTCCATGGAAGCGCTCTAGATCTCGAGCCTCACCAGCTACTCATAGGCGATCGAGGTCCAGAACACCCCTTATCAGCCGACGTAGGTCCAGGTCTCGGACCTCACCTGTGAGTAGGAGAAGGTCAAGGTCAGTGAATAGGCGCAGATCTCGATCAAGAGCATCCCCAGTGAGTCGAAGGCGATCCAGGTCCAGAACACCACCAGTAACTCGACGTCGTTCAAGGTCCAGAACACCAACAACACGCCGTCGCTCTCGTTCTAGGACTCCTCCAGTGACTCGAAGAAGGTCCAGATCTAGGACTCCACCAGTAACCAGGAGGCGATCTCGAAGCAGAACTTCACCAATTACTCGAAgaagatcaagatccaggacatcACCAGTCACTCGGAGAAGATCTCGATCTCGTACATCTCCAGTTACCCGGAGGCGTTCCCGATCTCGTACCTCTCCAGTGACACGCCGCCGCTCCAGGTCCCGAACTCCTCCAGCTATTCGGAGACGCTCTAGGTCCCGGACACCACTGTTGCCACGCAAGCGCTCTCGAAGTCGCTCACCACTTGCTATCCGTCGCCGTTCTAGGTCTCGTACTCCTAGAGCAGCTCGAGGCAAGCGGTCCCTAACAAGATCTCCTCCAGCCATCCGTAGGCGGTCTGCATCTGGAAGTAGTTCTGATCGGTCACGttctgccactcctccagcaACAAGGAATCATTCTGGATCTCGCACACCTCCTGTAGCACTCAGTAGCTCTAGAATGAGCTGCTTCAGTCGTCCTAGCATGTCACCAACTCCTCTTGACCGATGTAGATCACCTGGAATGCTTGAACCCCTTGGCAGTGCTAGAACACCCATGTCTGTCCTACAGCAAACTGGTGGCTCAATGATGGATGGTCCAGGTCCCCGGATTCCTGATCACCCAAGAACATCTGTTCCAGAAAACCATGCTCAGTCTCGAATTGCACTTGCTCTGACAGCCATCAGTCTTGGCACTGCCCGGCCACCTCCATCTATGTCTGCTGCTGGCCTCGCAGCAAGAATGTCCCAGGTTCCAGCTCCTGTACCTCTAATGAGCCTCAGAACAGCCCCAGCTGCCAACCTTGCCAGCAGGATTCCAGCAGCATCTGCAGCAGCCATGAACCTTGCCAGTGCCAGGACATCTGCTATTCCAACATCAGTGAACCTTGCTGACTCAAGAACACCATCTGCAGCAGCAGCCATGAACTTAGCCAGCCCTAGAACAGCAGTGGCTCCTTCAGCTGTGAATCTTGCTGATCCTAGAGCCCCTGCAGCCACAGCTGTGAACCTAGCAGGAGCTAGAACACCAGCTGCGTTGGCAGCTTTGAGTCTCACAGGCTCTGGGACACCCCCAACTGCTGCAAATTATCCCTCCAGTTCCAGAACACCCCAGGCTCCTAGTCCCGCAAACCTGGTGGGTCCTCGATCTGCACATGGCACAGCTCCTGTGAATATTGCTGGCTCTAGAACCCCTGCAGCTTTGGCTCCCGCAAATCTCTCCAGTGCCAGGATGGCTCCAGCATTGTCTGGTGCAAATCTCACCAGTCCCAGGGTGCCCCTTTCTGCTTATGAGCGTGTCAGTGGCAGAACCTCACCTTTATTGCTTGACCGAGCTAGGTCCAGAACACCACCATCTGCCCCAAGCCAGTCTAGAATGACCTCTGAGCGGGCACCTTCTCCTGCTTCAAGAATGGTCCAGGCTCCTTCACAATCTCTTCTCCCTCCAGCACAGGATAGGCCTCGGTCCCCTGTGCCATCTGCTTTTTCAGACCAATCTCGTTCAGTTGCCCAGACCACTCCTGTAGCAGGGTCTCAGTCCATTTCATCTGGGACTATAGTAAAGTCCACATCCTCTGCTAGTGACCACAATGGCATGCTTTCCGGCCCTGCCCCTGGGGTGTCCCATGCTGAAGGTGGGGAACCGCCAGCCTCTACTGGGGCCCAGCAGCCTTCTGCATTGGCTGCTTTGCAACCAGCAAAGGAACGTCGGAGctcttcctcttcatcatcatcctctagctcatcatcatcatcatcttcatcctcctcctcctcctcttcctctggctccAGTTCTAGCGACTCTGAGGGCTCCAGCCTTCCTGCTCAACCTGAGGTGGCCCTGAAAAG GGtccccagccctgccccagcCCCAAAGGAGGCTGTTCGAGAAGGACGCCCTCAGGAGCCAACCCCAGCCAAACGGAAGAGGCGCTCTAGCAGCTCTagttccagctcctcctcctcctcttcttcctcctcttcctcctcctcctcctcttcttcctcctcctcttcct